In Dysidea avara chromosome 6, odDysAvar1.4, whole genome shotgun sequence, the genomic stretch attattatagatgaaaaatttgggaaattcctgaaatcattttgggcaaaattttaaGCATTGGACTCGGGCCTACTCAACATTTTAAATTCCACAAACATTTCACTATTGGGTGAATATAATAAATGTATATCTAGACCTTCTCTCATAACATTAACATGTGTTATAATTGTGTGTTTGAAGCTCATCATTATTGATAGAAGCCAACTTCTATAAGAATGAACAGCTTAACAATGGATTAAAATGCTTTTGGGTGCTGCGTTTAGGGATGCACCAATATTGCCAGCAAAATTTGTGGGTTAATAGTTTAGTAAAAGTATGAATATAATTGTGAATTATTCTATTAAAGTGGACACTGATCATTAGGAGCCCAATTTATCCACAAACTTTGTACATTAGCCATGTACATAGTATAGTGTATTTGAAAACAGCATAAAGAGATTTTAATGGAGTAGTCATTCTTTGCGAAAACATATCAAAAGGACACTGAGGACAGTCAAATATTTTCTTGAacttcaaatattttaataatctCAAAGCAAATTAAACACATGGATAAAATTGGAGAGGATGATATAGTACATTGACTATACATAGATAACCACAGTTTTGCAACAGGTGAAAATAAGCTAGCAAAACTTAAAACTGATTTACAATGACACATTCAACTTTTAATTTATGATTAAAGGTAAAGATGTTGTTGCCCAAACCAACATTGTGCATCTGGCagctttacaaaataattctaGTTCTTACAGTTCTATAATAACTGTACATTTCAATCTTTTCcatgtcatgcattttcaagcACAAGTACTTACACAGTATGGTATATAGGGATGTTAGCTTAGCAATAATAGATGATGATTAAAATGTGATTGTTGAGCAAAATATTATAGGTCAGAAAAAAGAATTACTGGAAAGCTACAGGTGCAAATTAAAACTGaatgacataattattctgTGTATTGCACTATCATTCTACCTATTGTGCTGGCATTTATGTATTATGTTTATGCTATGCTTCAGACATGCACCTGTTTTActtaaaaaattaattatgcCAGCTCAATATACTGGTACCTCACAGCTGCTATACATCCCCCATAAAAATAACATGTTATACAATATCTATAGCATTAATATAATAGTCATTGTGAATAtcagtacatacagtaaaatCAATAGTTTTGGTACACTTCATTCATTACAAGTTAAATGCATTGTACAAACTCGTGACAATTAACTagaaatacataatattatatagctgcTTGTATAACAACTACCTAATCACAAGCCTGTGTACATAAATATTACATGGTTACATGCATGCTTCATCACATTACAAATCTTAATTAGAAATTGGAATAAATATGAATTCTTCTGTTGCTGTGGTCGCTAACATAGATGGTACCATTGGGACTAAGTGCTATTCCAACTGGAGCATTAAACTGACCACTTGCAGTTCCACGGGATCCAAAGCAATGAATGAATTTACCAGCATAATCAAAAACAGAAACACGATGATTACCATCACTCACAACAATATAGCCATTCAAGTCACTGGCAAGACTATACGGATAATATAAGTAACCTTCACTAGTTCCATATGTGGCAAACTTGCTTACATACCGACCATCAAGAGTAAAAGTAGCTATGCAGTGATGACTGTTGTCAGCAACAAGCAGCAactgatttttaccattaactgcTACATCATAGGGACCACCTAACTGACCAGAACCAAAAGAGACACAAAACTGACCATCGGACTGGAACACTGATATACGACGGTTGCCCTTATCAGCAATGTACACCCTACCTTCACGTGCTGTGATACCATGTGGATACTGTAGTTGGCTGTCACCAGAACCACCACCTCCAAACTGCAACATGTAGTTATCAACATCAAACTTCTGTACCCTGTGGTTATCTCTATCAGCCACATACAAGTGATTGTCATTGTCAAAGGTAACACCACAGGGATTCTTAAATTGAGTATTTTTTGTACCTCGACTGCCAAGCTTTTTAAACAAGTGATCCTGGGCatcaaatacatacacacaatggtTGGAACAGTCAGCTACTGCCCATACTCCATTCTTACCAAATGCGATGCCCCAAGGTTGGCCTATTTTACCATTATTGTTCATCATCTTGTCAGGAAGACAAAGTGCTTTATAATTCCTAACCACAGTGCTATAGGGACTTCCCTTAATTTGTTGACTATTGATGGACACAAACAACCATGCTTCACCGACCAGCTCAGTTGTGAGTGAAGCCGTATAGGTTCCATTGTTGTTATCCCTCACCTTACCAACAGTCACAATGCCTGTAAAAGATTTTAATTCTACATGCACCTGTTCACCACCAATGGAACAGAGATCTCCATTGCTATCTTTGGTTATGATGGTAACCTCTACTTTTTGACCTGCAAATATATATGCAGGGAAATTTGATACCTCTGAAGTACGTGGGTTAGCAATTGCTACAAGATGACCAAACTGTGGAAGAGACTCTTTTCTGGGTAAAAACTCCATTGTTGCTAACTGCACAGGAAGTTTGGTCAGTTTCTCGTATTGTTTAGTAATTTGCTGCACATGATTAATCACTTGCTTTGTACCAGACAATGCCTCATGGTCAGAGCTCTTCTCTAACGCATCATTCAGTTCCTTCATGTTCACAAGTTCATCTTTAGTTGAATCCACTTCATTAAGTTGTGCTGTAAGTGCCTTTTCTTTTCGTGATACCGTGTCATGCACTTGTTGTCTTACTTGATCTTTCTGCTTCATCAGCTTTTCAACCAGTTCATTATAATGTTCATCAACTCGCTTGTACACTTCATCACCTTGTTTTCGTATCTCCTTCATCATATTGTCAATGTTTTCATGTGCATTAGACAGATCTTGAATCATTCCTTCCACTGGAGTGATGATGTTCTGCAATTGAGTCCGATACTTACTGGctatgtgttttgttgtgtcATGATTGTGGCCATTATGCTCTGTtgttgtacaatacatacacaccagTTTATCACATGTCTCACAGTAAAACTTAAGCTGTTCATCATGAGGTTTACACATTGGAATCTTCACCTTAGTTTGGATGGCTGATGTATCTTTATTTGATCTTAGTTCTGTCAGTGGTACAACGCCATGATCACCATATTTCTTTTTACGTTTGTGGTGGTCATGACAAGCATTACACAGAAATATGTTACATTCAGGACAAAACGACACAACTGGATCAGCATCACAATCGTCACATTTAACTTCCTTTTCTCCAGCTACTTTCTTCTTCAGGATCAAATCATCAACTAGTCTATTAATGAAGAAATTAGTTGCAAACTCCTTCACTCCTCCATCAGGAACATTAGTTTCCTTCCTACACTCAGGACAGATGATCTTGGATTGTACCAGCATCTTCTCCAGACATTCTTCACAGTAGGAATGATAACAAGACAGATACTTGGGGTTCTTGAACAACTGGTAACATATTGGACAAGTAAGATTCTTCTGAACTTCCTTCACCTCTAATACAGACATTGTTCACTCTACCAAAAGAATATTTATTCAATTTAAACATAAAACGACAACTAATTTATACTTAAATAACTTTATAGAACAACATGCAGCTTAcgttgtgtatgtacatacgtatgtatacaaACTGTACAACAGTTCAACAATATCATAAACTACTCTAGGTACTGTCACTTTTGAAATGCGTAATTTCCTGTATATTTACCCCCATATTTACCCCCATGGAATTTACCTCCATTAATGTGTAGCAGAACACTCATAAACATTCCAGCATGTGCTCTGCTGAACACACCATTTTTTTCTTGTGCAGCTGGTCATACCTGTGGTTACGCGCAAGTGTACAAAATCATTTACCGTATATCACGACCAGGGTAGCCGTGTTTTGATATACGGAATTATCCCGTGATTTGGATAATTAACAGTAACTCGTTAACAACCGTTTAAAGGCCTTCaaactcctgtggtgtatgtacgtatgtatgtatacaaacTGTACAACTGTACAACAATATCATGTAAACTACTCTAGGCACTGTCACTTTTGAAATACGTAAATTTCCTGTATATTTACCCTCATGGCTACTAAATCAGTGTTGTATTCCTGTTATGTTAAAGAATAAAATTTAGCTAGCAGTAACTAAAACATAGATGGCTTATGTCTCAATAAAGGAACCTGCAGGGTCTAGAATCATTAATATGCATGTTATAATTTGAAGTCACTACTGAAATGATTCTGCCACTTCGTTATATGTCGTTATACATCTGCATATCAAAGCCCACCATTAATGGAGAGTCATACATTATTATACggggctgcccaggtccagtcatggatttttcttctttctcctacttttcaaacatacttagtgaagttaatataaacatcttaggcctttataaggccttctggtgtACAGGCTccgcctttaccaagtactttaatcataattatatataaggGTTACCATATCCCCACATCATTGTGGCAGACTTAAACATGAACAATTTAATTATAATGCAACGTAGCAAGCATGCAGACAATTGCATG encodes the following:
- the LOC136257729 gene encoding tripartite motif-containing protein 2-like: MSVLEVKEVQKNLTCPICYQLFKNPKYLSCYHSYCEECLEKMLVQSKIICPECRKETNVPDGGVKEFATNFFINRLVDDLILKKKVAGEKEVKCDDCDADPVVSFCPECNIFLCNACHDHHKRKKKYGDHGVVPLTELRSNKDTSAIQTKVKIPMCKPHDEQLKFYCETCDKLVCMYCTTTEHNGHNHDTTKHIASKYRTQLQNIITPVEGMIQDLSNAHENIDNMMKEIRKQGDEVYKRVDEHYNELVEKLMKQKDQVRQQVHDTVSRKEKALTAQLNEVDSTKDELVNMKELNDALEKSSDHEALSGTKQVINHVQQITKQYEKLTKLPVQLATMEFLPRKESLPQFGHLVAIANPRTSEVSNFPAYIFAGQKVEVTIITKDSNGDLCSIGGEQVHVELKSFTGIVTVGKVRDNNNGTYTASLTTELVGEAWLFVSINSQQIKGSPYSTVVRNYKALCLPDKMMNNNGKIGQPWGIAFGKNGVWAVADCSNHCVYVFDAQDHLFKKLGSRGTKNTQFKNPCGVTFDNDNHLYVADRDNHRVQKFDVDNYMLQFGGGGSGDSQLQYPHGITAREGRVYIADKGNRRISVFQSDGQFCVSFGSGQLGGPYDVAVNGKNQLLLVADNSHHCIATFTLDGRYVSKFATYGTSEGYLYYPYSLASDLNGYIVVSDGNHRVSVFDYAGKFIHCFGSRGTASGQFNAPVGIALSPNGTIYVSDHSNRRIHIYSNF